The Rhododendron vialii isolate Sample 1 chromosome 3a, ASM3025357v1 nucleotide sequence aaaaataaagttcggattcggattgataacggatttaatccgatccggtccattgacaggcctacctgcaagtgtatttttaatgcaaaaatacacttgcaggaaaGTGCTGTTAATcatcaaaaatacatttgcaggagAGTatcgttaacaaaaaagaaagtaacaaaatcagaagacttattttttgtctaataataaggcATGTTTTACAAAAgggtgaataagtacttattttttaagaagataatttcaagctcaaaaattatgtatttacgcaaatagttttcctatcaatatggatcttgtttgatagatgtcattgagatctttaatacgatgcaaaaaaaattgaaaaattattttttatttacattatttttgagtttgaaaatatgaattaACATACTTATTTGGATTTTatggaacaacccttcttattttataTTGAGAAGttctaaaataagtatttattttttaagaagatttctggcgAGGGCGAGTATAGAAACGCAAGAGCGAGTGTAAAAGCATACTATCTTCAAAAACTtccaaaaacaattaaaattcgCGCGTTCGTGAATTAAGAGTTCAAGTGCCAAACCATTTTGAAGGAGTAATAGACTGCAGAGTGCTACTGATTTCTTCATTCATTGAAGTACTAGTGCTAACTCGTgtctacggcactacgcattccGGTTGGAAGgggatggcagttgtgtgattaAGGAGAAAATCATGGGCACTTAACCGAAAAGTGGAAgaatgcactacagcctttggatcaaatgaatctcaaccgttccaacaacttgtcctcacacccttctattttataatagagataccGGACAACTAACGGCGTTAGGTCCTTCCCTGTCTAAAAAAATCCAACTCCGTCAAAGTTTCAGATCTTGGTTTCTGGAAACCCTATCCAAAAAGGCCACGTATGTTTCTCACTGTATCGAGCGTGATGATTGCTGACCCCACCATATGACTCAATTTGTCTGAATTCAAAGCCCCGTCCCATTCGCCTGAATTTACGACTCTAGCCTTTTTCatatgggaaatgattttgtcaattttttttttatcgtgaCTCttctgtaagtgtattttttggtacaaaaatacacttacaggccaaaaaatacacttgcaggagagtgacactaacaaaaaagagagtggcaaaagCAGCCTTTCATAtcctctctccgtcccaatttaattgtcgtttttttaaagttcgtaccacttttcaattaattatatcttgtaatttataatattttatgtgattttaaaaatattgtattatagaactaatcaaaatctatcaaacaaaatccatattcgatataaaatttattacgaatttaaagatataactgattttttagccggttaaaATAGAACAATggacaattaaattaggacaTGTAATAAAAATCTTGGATTTCTTATTCCAAATTATCCTAATCTGTCATattttcatcaaaaaaaattaaaaactacgGTTCTcgattttttggtgaaaaaaatgtaaaaaaaaatgctacccCTAATCTAACGTCCAAAGTAAAAACAAGCTCGTAAAAAGCTTTTCTAAGgatatccacaatgctatatataataaaaaatgaataattaaaagttgtcaCATAAGCTTTTGATGATCTATTTAAGAGATTACTAATGTTAGCAATCTAAAGCTTCACAATGACATAATTAAAattggaaaatcaaaatttgcctcatcaccttttcaaattacaaaaaaaaaaaaaaaactaaatactGTGAACATaggaaatagttttttttctaaaaatagatttttacactaataaaagtaaaatcaaaaatagtttttgaattgtaactttttatttgaaaaaaaaaaaacaacttttgtGTAActacaatttttgaatttttttattaaaatagtttttaaaacaaaacagtGTTTCcgaaaaaatacaatttttttgtataaaaattatttatgaaaaacagttaaatatatattttttttttttgaaaaaaaacagtttttttggtaaactatttttttaaaaaacattgttgagagagagagagagagagagagagagagagagagagagagagagagaacatttttgtataatgatgtgtgtatttgattgagaagggatttactaaatttgattattggcaaaaggtttcttattttggttatctaaagtctaaaatttgattatttccaagtaggttgttaagtttgattataataTTGTAAGTCATATTTTGTACAAATATTATTAGCTTTAAAAACTTATTACTTTTAATTATGCCATTGCCCATCGTTGATACTCTAACCATGAATTAGCTCTACGCCCCTATTCTTCCTAGAAAATACTAGCTCAGAACAGTATATGAGTAGATAAATCAATTTCCCTAAAATCTAATTTTAGGCCATTATTGAATCTCCTTTCCAAGTTCAAAACTAATGCAAATTGGAAAATATCTCTAGCTATTTCTATAATTTGGCACCAAAAAGTGTTTTTATGCTAAATTATGGCATCCCTTTTCAGTGGTTGGTTTAATTTTAGAACCAaacatttttcaatatagttaaCTTTTCCTCCACCTGATTTTCCAAACTTAACCCCAATTCAAAATGGTAGACTATTATTTCTTGACAACTCCATTCTCAACCCCATAATTGATAGATTAAATTTTCAATATGGAGGGTGATGGTAGACTATTATTTCTCGACAACTCCATTCTCAACCCCATAATTGGtagactaatatatatatattatttggaGGGTGACTGTAGACTATTATTTCTGGACAACCCCATTCACAATTTGACAATACATATGCAATGtagattttggaatttttttggcTATCCTAGGTAGCTTCCGCTAGTCCGATTCTTGGTAGatttctgtaacgccccgattttcagaaataaaatcggaggtattaaatattaatttttttggaaatttattaaattaaattcaaaatctcaaacagATAATTCACCCTAAAGATTCATCTATTACAAATCATTGTGGAATATTGAAAATAGTCTTCGTGGTAATAATTTAGAGAAAATAATAGAACCGTCTTCTAGGATTGATACGGACCCCAAGCGTATACTTGCTCAGTCTCCATCTCCGGATTCATCTCTAGGTAATATCGCCCTCTTTTCAGGATCCTGAGTCTCTACTTGATTCTCTGCAAAATCTGACACGGATGCCAGACAATCCGTGCCTGAGTGAAAAAGTTCACCCTGTaatataatccaacccaatcaCCCCTCCTTTACATTATAGCTAGCAGGTaacaatatatcatcaatgtagaaaaacaaaatacttaTAAATCTATTCATTATTGATCGATAACATAACAATAAGGAAAATCTAGTCATGCCCAGACCATAACTAGGGTTTGCCTATCTTAATCAccacatcaaaatcaccacGGGGTTCCCACCAATTCTATCATCACAAAACATCGCTGGACcacctgccaggttttatcaacacaaaatatcactggaccacctgccaggttttatcaataCAAAATATCGCTGGTCcacctgccaggttttatcaacacaaaatattgctggaccacctgccaggttttatcatcgcaaaatatcactgaccaaccgtcaggttttatcatcgtGAAATGTCACTGACCAAccgtcaggttttatcatcgcaaaaacatcactgaccaaccgtcaggttttatcatcgcaaaacaTCACTGACCAACCGTCAGGTTTTATCGTCGTGAAATGTCATTGACCAAccgtcaggttttatcatcgcaaaacaTCACTGGACTAACCTCCAGGTTTTACTGTCGCAAAATATCGCTGGACcacctgccaggttttatcatcagaaattAACTCTGGCCCTATCCGCCAAgttttatcaaaacatcactgggcttactttgccaggttttatcatcagaaaatatctcTGGCCCTatccgccaggttttatcaaaacatcactgggcttactttacCAGGTTTTAAATCATttctggactcccgccagtttcaattcatcactgggcttactttgccagtttcaaatcatcacatccaactcatcacatctcaaaatcctacCTGCAGGCAgatctaaaaataaactttccaatttacccattacttagcaccgtctaagtgaactctatttgcataccaccccatgtctctaggttTCAATCTAACATATCAATCACAAATCGGAGCAGTATACAAATAATCACAATGATAATTGAAATACATAATAAGCATATAaatcacgtaactttttatgaatgggccgttgcccttaatctcgtatggccaagatgataataagtaagagctttttaacaaaattttaaatttttttttctagactctcattaattatttctaagtaattagattaattaaaaactaatttaatgcaaaatattaaaataattaacgtgacctgattaagagtccgagaggtcctatgcaaccagttgagtatcaaaagttgggttcgaaGGGTCGCGGAattattttaaatgaagacgttaaataaagtggccgaaagtgaagtaaatagataataaataatttacaaattaaaatatgttatggttaacaaaatttcatcttctaaatatagagagtcgaaataaaattattcgggcatttataataacgtttataaggttgtaaagaatttttgatcgGAAACGccatagaaataacaataaatagtaaattaaataaaaaaatattaatttaacaagatatcatctttgagatgcaagaagtctaggaaaaattagtttgggtgttaaaacgttgtttggaaggtcgcaaagatttttcgtttgtaaactttgatagataatgaataaataatttaataaatatataattaaataaaaaaaatatgatcttaacaagttatgatctttgaggtgtgaaaagtctagaaaaaatagttcgggggtcaaaaacgatgttcggaaggtcgaaaatTCGATTTGAAACGAAACAGGTCAAACCGCAAGGTCTGACTGGTTTGACCTTGCGTTGGGGAGCCAAGCCGCAAACTCGCGACTGGTTCTTGCGGTCcgcaggttgcggccgcaaggtacGGTCCATATtcggtttttttggtttttcatcacggttttgatgcatgggtccatTTAGGGCATAAGGTTAGgcttaaaaacacttaatatacttagaggagtgtttgaaagggattataataccttggttcgggccgaattgattttaaaacgaaacttggaattttggggaagacgacttcggttttggcaatcgggggaccttgggctcgaattgaatgatgcttggggatgcttggggttgagggatgtgattggaatgatcaattcgGGTCTCGGTACAAAAcccgtttttctctctctttctttctctctctagaattctatGGATTGGAGTTCGATTTTCTCcgatttttttctctcttctggactggtggggcgtggagAATATTGTggtatgccctagggtcggaGTGATGGAGTATTTATGGACGAATTTGGAAGAGGGTGACGAAATTGAATTTAATTAAAACTCTACCTCTTGGGTTAGGAGATGGACGGAAATACGGACGAATTTGTGGCTAGGTAAGAAGTAGAaactgagtaggagagggagagatggaacgaatttgtatgcatgcatgcatgtaatttaaaaaaaataatagtaagaTAATTAAGATAagataattatatttgtatatatccataaggaaaaaaaaattattattacgaataatccttttttttgttgatattattaatgctattaataatattaactctattatttaaaaaaaatagggttgAAAATCCGGGTTGTTACAATTTCAATTGGGATTGGTGATGGGGCAAGGATGGGATTCCAAGTATGGAAACAATTTTAGAGTTTTGCCACTTTACAAACATACTTTTATCACTATTGAAGTGGTATAATTGGTTCCACATCATAGGTATAGAACCAAGTTTTCATCACCATTGGGCTTGCTCTTATGGAGCTTAATCTGAAGAATCACATCCTTGAGACAAACATCCACATAATTTAATTAGGGaaaataatttatatatatattttttgataaacgCACTCCgcttcttattttttagaaaaaaaatacgcATAAAAGTTTcgttaaatgaaaaaaaaatagagtgcatttataaataaaaaagagtgtgaaaacCACTACCCTTAATTTAGCTTCAATAAACTTCTTATAGAAATTACCACTAGGAAAATACTTAAAAGCAATTTTTCAATAAGAACAAAGGTAGTGATTTCCACAATCTCCTTATTTATaatcacactcttttttttgtccttttatgATGTGAATTTATAATTTTGTCCTTTCAAGTGTGAAAGATGAAACAAATGAAATGTTGATTTTATAAATTCACATCACAAGGtaacaaaaatggagtgtggttataaaaatggagagtgtgaaaatcaattacttcTAAAACTGAAAAGAGagatttaggctctgtttggaacctaaggaagagaaaagaaaagaaaatgggcggaaaatgagtgaaaaaagggagaaaaaatttACGATTCactaaacttgaaattttattttcttctctctttttcattcttttttttggtcaaacggaaaatcaaacaatggaagagaaattattttaattttcctttctttaagTTCCGAATAGAGCCTTAACCAGTGTCCCTTTCGTAATATCTTCTCAAATACCAGCCCttttctcttatctttcctGCATATATTCACGGCGGCAGCTCACAGTAAACTACCCTCTTTTCCGTCCACCAAAGATAAGAAGAGCtccaaaccctctctctctctctctctctctctctctcatccgtatACTACCACCGTTGCTCTTTCCCAGAAGGTGTAAAATCAATGGACGTGCTCTCACAAAACGCATCGGGATCATCGTCAACCTTGAACCCAAACGCTCCGATGTTCGTCCCGTCGTCTTACAAGGCCGTGGAGGACTTCTCCGACCAGTGGTGGGACCTCGTCCACTCCTCTCCCTGGTTCCGCGACTACTGGCTTCAGGAGCGATTCCACGATCCCCAGTTCGACCCCTTCTTCCCCGAAAATGACGATCCTGCCCCTCTCCTCCCCGATCTCGACTCCCTCTTCGACCCCGTCCTCGTCGACCCCTTCCTCGTCAAACGTAAGTGTTTCTTTCTCGGCAGAAGTCGGTAGTCCTAGCATGCGTTTCGATATATTATTAGACTATAGGCTAATGACAATAGTTAAGTTGTTTCGATGTTTTAGTTGATATGTACAAGGAGAATGACTTGTATAGAAATCCGCGATAGTATGTGTGTTTCAGTCGATTTAGTTAAGGGGAAACGCCCTCTTATTTGTAGTTAGGTTTCTGTAAATTAAGAATTTTAGATGAGGTGTTTCCGTTAAATGGATCGTAAGTGATGTAGGTGAAAAGAATGATCTGGCTCGGAAATTGTGCTTTTGTGGTCTTTAGTCTGTTTAGTCCGTTTAGACAATAGGGCAAACACGGCCTTAAGTAAGGTCTGAACTCCATTCAAATGCAGGAGATTACAGAATTTTCTACTACTACTGGGTTACCACTCTACTTGAGATCCTACTCGTGCTTTAATGTTTATTTAACCTTTTTGCTTTTGTGTTCTGTGATTGAAtgcagaggaggaggaggaggaacagGAGAGAGGTTATAACAAGGATTTGGTGTCGCTGGGAGCGGCGAAGTGGCGCAACGCGCGGGTTCTGGCGGAGAAACCGAGGTACGCCGAGAAGGCTCCGAAGATCGTGAACGTGAAGGTGAGTCCGAGGCCGATTCAGCAGCCGAGGTAGAGCAAGTCGAGGTTAACCGACTCATTGAGTTCGAATTCACGTTTCTCTCACTAGAGAATGGATTCCCTTcttaaggtgttttttttaaattttttaaattttaatttttttttattgttgttgatTTTGTAAAGCTCTACGAATTTGGTTCTGTGCAAAAGAACCCAGATCTAGGTTGATCTTCCGTCACGTTCGTGTCATGCTGCACACGACTGCCTTGTAAATTTTGCTTGTAATTAGTCAAAATAAACTTCGATCCAAATTCAATTTAGCGTCGCGAGTGGCTTGAATGACATTATCGAGGTGCAAGAAAAGAGAAACATCAGGAACATTTGTACCGAATTAGTGGAGGTGCACGTAAGTTAACTAGGAACCTTAGCTGGTCCggactaggcctgtcaatgggccggatccgatccggatccgacagatccggatccggatccgaatccgataagacacaatccgatccggatccgataagactcaaatccgatagcgagaatccggatccgaatccgaaaaatccggatccgatccgaaaatccgaatccgatccggaaactttttttacttcaaaaattttagccaaaaaaaaatatttttttcaaaaaaatacaattttttttttcaaaaaaaaattattttcagaaaaaaaattaaaaaaattaaaataaaaaataaaaataaaaatacaacctcttaaacattttttttttcaaaataaaaattttactatttttttaaaaaaaattaaaattttaaaaaaaaataaagttcggattcggattgataacggatttaatccgatccgatccggatccgatccggatccgtattgaattaccggatccggattatcgaattatcggatcgatgttatcggattcggatccggatccggatcgaatttttcggatcggatccggatcggatccggtctaTTGACAGGCCTAGTCCGGACACTtggtcttaaaaaaaaagaaaaaaccttaGCTGACCCAATACCAGAGTTACTTAAAAGTGTCACTAAGTAGAAGAGGCCACATCTTGTTGCATGCGGCTTAGAAAAGAGGACTTGATTCATGCCATACCCCACCCAATTGTTCCTTTATTCGTTTACTTGTACATAGTTCCACTATTCCATCTTTCTTTTGATCTGCATTACGGAGTATTTCACTTCCCCTAAAAACTTAGGCCAACTGC carries:
- the LOC131319429 gene encoding protein EARLY RESPONSIVE TO DEHYDRATION 15-like isoform X1 codes for the protein MDVLSQNASGSSSTLNPNAPMFVPSSYKAVEDFSDQWWDLVHSSPWFRDYWLQERFHDPQFDPFFPENDDPAPLLPDLDSLFDPVLVDPFLVKQEEEEEQERGYNKDLVSLGAAKWRNARVLAEKPRYAEKAPKIVNVKVSPRPIQQPR
- the LOC131319429 gene encoding protein EARLY RESPONSIVE TO DEHYDRATION 15-like isoform X2 — encoded protein: MDVLSQNASGSSSTLNPNAPMFVPSSYKAVEDFSDQWWDLVHSSPWFRDYWLQERFHDPQFDPFFPENDDPAPLLPDLDSLFDPVLVDPFLEEEEEQERGYNKDLVSLGAAKWRNARVLAEKPRYAEKAPKIVNVKVSPRPIQQPR